Genomic segment of Tindallia magadiensis:
ACTTACTTTTTCTCCAGGATAGCACTTCACTTTATACCCGCTACCATTTTTAAGGACTTTCATCTGTAGACCTCCCGGAGCAATAAGGGCCCTACCAGGAATAATGGAAGTACCAGTCTTAGCTTCCATTACTTCTATCCCACATAACCCATCCAGCCTTTCGGCATACATGCGGGTAAAGGTTGGAGGCATATGCTGAACAATTACGATCCCCGGAGCTGTTGACGGAAATTCTTTCAAAATTCTCATCAACGCATCGGTTCCACCCGTAGAAGCTCCCATAGCAATAAGGTCTGTTTCTTTTCTATTTGGTGCTTTTATTTTTTTTTCAGTAACCGTAGGTGCTTTGCATAGTGGCTTTGTTTTAGATACAGCGGCTACTTTTACAATATACACGATTTCTTCTAAAAATTCCTTTAGATCTTCCGGTGTTTTGATATCCGGTTTTTTCACAAAATCTACAGCGCCTGTTTCCAAAGCTTTTAATACAGAATGTTCAGATCCACTAATAACAACTACCGGCATGGGATGTTGCTGCATTAGTTTTTTTAGAAAAGTGATGCCATCCATTCGTGGCATATTTACATCTAAGGTCAGCACGTCCGGGTTTGTTTTTTCAATCATTTCTACAGCTTCATAAGGATCTGCCGCTGTTCCTACAACCGTAATGCCCGGATCTGTTGCTAAACCCTTTTTTATTACTTCTCTCGATATCATCGAATCATCGATAATAAGTACCTTGATTGACTTTGTTTTTTGCACTGTTATCCTCTCCGATAAGTAGCCGGACGAATATATTGAAAACCCTGTTTTTCGTTACCAAGAGTTTC
This window contains:
- a CDS encoding protein-glutamate methylesterase/protein-glutamine glutaminase, translating into MQKTKSIKVLIIDDSMISREVIKKGLATDPGITVVGTAADPYEAVEMIEKTNPDVLTLDVNMPRMDGITFLKKLMQQHPMPVVVISGSEHSVLKALETGAVDFVKKPDIKTPEDLKEFLEEIVYIVKVAAVSKTKPLCKAPTVTEKKIKAPNRKETDLIAMGASTGGTDALMRILKEFPSTAPGIVIVQHMPPTFTRMYAERLDGLCGIEVMEAKTGTSIIPGRALIAPGGLQMKVLKNGSGYKVKCYPGEKVSGHCPSVDVLFESVAETAGNKAMGVILTGMGSDGAKGLLNMKKVGAYTIGQDQKSSVVYGMPMVAYNIGAVVKQLPLEEIARHIFKSL